The Arthrobacter burdickii genomic interval CCGGCGCGGGTTCGCCGTCGTCTCGATCTTGACGCGGTCCTGGAAGCGGATGTAGTAGACGACGTCGACGCGCGGGGGCGGCAGTCCGTCGTCGAGGACATCACCGACGCGCCACTCGCAGGCCGCGCACGCCCACCCGGACGGATACCGCACTCCGAGCCGCGACCCGCAGGCGCGGCAGGGCACCGGCAGCAGGTCGGTGGTGCCCCACTCCGTCCCGGCCCACTCGACGACCAGCTCCACGTGGGCGGGGCAGAGCGCGAAGGGCGTACCGCCGGAGGGGCGCCCGCACGGCCGTCCGTCATCGCCCGGGAGGACGCACGGGTGGCCGCTCGGCCGGGAATCGGACACGGAGTCGATCTTCCATGCCCGGCATCCCCCGCGCAACCCGGATCCAGCCGTTCCGGAACGGCTGCTTCCGCCGGGACGGCCCTGCGAAAACTGGCAGAATGGGCTGAGTGACTTCCACCGAACGTGCCGCAGAAATCGACCTCGACGCCCTGCGGCACAACATCCGCCACCTCCGGGACATCGCCCATCCGGCCCGCGTCATGGCCGTCGTCAAGGCCGATGCGTACGGCCACGGCGCTGTCCCGGTGGCGCGGGCCGCTCTGGAGGCGGGTGCGGCCTGGCTCGGGGTCGCCCATGTCAGCGAGGGTGTCCGGCTGCGCAAGGCGGGCATCGAGGCCCCGATCCTCGCGTGGCTGCACACCTCGGGGACCGACTTCGTCGCCGGCGTCGAGCACGGGCTGGACCTGGGGATCTCCGGGTGGGAGCTGGAGCACGTCACCGCTGCGGCCCGGGAACTGGAGCGGCCCGCGATCGTGCATCTGAAGATCGACACCGGGCTGGGCCGCAACGGCTGTCCGCCGGACAAGTGGGACGCCCTGCTCAGCAGGGCGGCGCAGTACCAGGAGGAAGGGCTGATCCGCGTCGTCGGGATCTTCTCCCACCTCGCCATGGCCGACGAACCCGCGCGGCCGGAGACCGACCTGCAGGTGCAGGCGTTCCGCGAGGCCGTCGCCGCCGCGGAGAACGCGGGGATCGACGTCGAGATCCGCCACCTGGCCAACACCCCTGCGACGTTCTCGCGGCCCGACTGCCACTTCGACCTCGTCCGCGTGGGCCTCGGCATCTACGGCCTCTCGCCCTTCTCCGACCAGGGGTCCGCCGACCTCGGGCTGCAGCCCGTCATGACGCTCAGCACCACCGTCTCCAACTGCAAGGAGGTGCCCGCCGGCCAGGGCGTCTCCTACGGGTACGCGTACCGCACGCAGAAGCCGACGACGCTCGGGCTCATCCCCGTCGGATATGCGGACGGTGTCCCGCGCATCGCGACCGGCGCGCCCGTCCTGGTCGGCACCAGGATCTACCCCGTGGTCGGGCGCATCGCCATGGACCAGCTCGTCATCGACTTCGGCACCACGGGCCTGGTCGACACGCCGGACAGCCCGCTGGGCAAGCGGGCCGTCCTGTTCGGCGGAACGGGCTCTCCTCCTGTGGAGGACTGGGCTGCCGCCGCGCAGACCATCAACTACGAGGTGGTCACCCGCATCAGCGGCCGCGTCGAGCGCGTCTACATCGACCGCACCCAGGACAGTGTCCAGAACCGCGCCCAGGAGGCGGGCCGTGACGGCGACGCCTGAGTGGGCCCGGACGTACGCCGTCGGCTCCGCCGCTGAGCTGCAGGGGCTCGCCGCCGCGCTCGCCCCGCACCTCCGTCCGGCGGATCTCCTGGTCCTGTCGGGGGAGCTCGGCGCGGGCAAGACGACCTTCACGCAGGGTCTGGGGCGGGGACTGTCCGTCGAGGACCGCATCATCTCGCCCACCTTCGTGCTCGTCCGCCAGCATCCGGCGGCGGACGGCGGACCGGGCCTCGTCCACGTCGATGCGTACCGGCTGGGCAACGCCGCCGCTGTCGACGATCTCGACCTCGAAGCCACCATGGATTCCAATGTCACCGTCGTCGAATGGGGAGCCGGCCGGGTGGAGCACCTGAGCGACAGCTGGCTGCGGGTCGATATCGTGCGGCCGCTGGGAAGCACCGAAGCGGCGTCCGGCGGTCCGGTGATCGACTTCGACGACGACGGCGAGGACGAAGTGCGCACCGTCACCCTCTCGGGCTTCGGCCCGCGCTGGAGCGGACGGCAGCCGGCACTCCCGCTCGACTAGGCTGGATGGGTGCTTCTCCTCGCCCTCGACACCTCCGCCGCCGCCACGGTCGCGCTCCTGCGCGACGACGACGTCGTCGCCCGGTTCGGCAGCGCCGACACGCGCTCCCACGCGGAGGTCCTCGCCCCGGCAGTGCACAGAATCCTGACCGATGCCGGAGTGGCCGGCCCGGACCTCGACGCCGTGGTCGCGGGCGTCGGACCCGGACCCTTCACGGGACTGCGTGCCGGACTCGTGACTGCGCGCACCCTCGCCTTCGTCTGGGGGGTACCACTCCACGGAGTCATGAGCCTCGACGCCCTGGCCTTCGATGCCACAGCGAGCGGCACCCTCCCTCCGGGGAGCGAGTTCCTCGTGGGAACGGACGCGCGCCGGGGCGAGGTCTACTGGGCCGCGTACCGCGCGCCGTCCAGCAACGGCGTGCAGCCCGGACAGGACGTCCACCCGGAGCTGCCGAAACTCCTCGACGGCCCCCACGTCGGTCCGGCGGCGGGACTGCCGAAGGGCCTGCCGCTCGTGGGCAGGGCGGCGGCCCTGTACCCCGACGACGTCGAAGGGGTCGGGGCCCTCGCGGATCCCGATGCCGCCTCGCTCGGCCGCGTGGCCCGGCTGCGCCTCCTCGCCGGGACGGCCCTGCCGGACACCTCCCCGCTGTACCTGCGCGAATCCGATGCCCAGGTCCCGGGACCACGGAAGCGGGCTACGGCATGAGCTCCGAGGGTATGGGCTTCACGGTGCGGGACATGGCGTTCGAGGACATCGAGACCATCGGGCGGCTGGAGAACGAGCTGTTCCCGACCGACGCCTGGCCGCTCGAGATGTTCTACACCGAGTTCTTCCAGCCGGACACACGCCGCTACATCGTGGCCGAGGTGGACGGCGACCCGGTGGGGTACGCGGGCATGATGGTCATCGACACGACGGCCGACATCCAGACCATCGGCGTGCTGCCGCGCTTCGAGGGCCGGGGCATCGGGCGGACCATGCTCACCGAACTGCTCGCCGAGGCCCGGCGGCGCGGCGCCGACAACGTGATGCTGGAGGTGCGTGCCGACAATCCCCGCGCCCAGCAGCTGTACACGCGGTTCGGTTTCCAGAAGATCCACACCCGGCGGAACTACTACCGGGACGGCATCGACGCCTGGATCATGAGGCTCGTCCTGCCGGCCGCCGAAGGAGAAACGCAGTGAACACCGTCCCCGCAGAGGGCCCTGCAACCACGGGGGGTGCCCCCGGTCCCCTGGTCCTGGGCATCGAGTCCTCCTGCGACGAGACCGGTGTCGGCATCGTCCGGGGTACGCAGCTGCTGACCAACACGGTGTCGTCCTCGATGGACGAGCACGTGCGGTTCGGCGGCGTCATCCCGGAGATCGCCTCCCGCGCCCACCTCGAGGCGTTCGTGCCGACGCTCCGGGCCGCGCTCGACGACGCCGGTGTCACCCTCGACGAGATCGACGCCATTGCCGTTACGGCCGGGCCGGGCCTCTCGGGCGCCCTCATGGTCGGCGTGTCCGCGGCGAAGGCGCTCGCCGTCGCCACCGGCAAACCGCTGTACGCGATCAACCACCTCGTGGCCCACGTGGGCGTCGGGATGGTCGGCGGCACCTTCGCCGGGGGCCTGCCGCCCAACCTCGGCGCGCTCCTGGTCTCCGGCGGACACACCGAGATCCTGCGCGTGGGGAACATCGCGAGCGACGTCGAACTGCTGGGATCCACGATCGACGACGCCGCAGGCGAGGCGTACGACAAGACGGCGCGCATCCTGGGCCTCGGCTATCCCGGTGGCCCCGCGATCGACCGGCTGGCACGGGAGGGCAACCCGAAGGCCATCCGCTTCCCGCGCGGCCTGTCGCAGCCGAAGTACATGGGGACGGCCGAGGAGCCGGGCCCGCACCGCTACGACTGGTCCTTCAGCGGTCTCAAGACCGCCGTCGCCCGCTCCGTGGAACAGTACGAGGCGGCGGGGCTGCAGCTCCCCGTCGCGGACATCGCCGCGTCCTTCCAGGAGGCCGTCGTGGACATCATCACGTCCAAGGCCGTCCTCGCCTGCCGGGAGCACGGCATCACCAACCTCCTCCTGGGCGGTGGAGTCGCAGCCAATCGGAGACTCCGCGAGCTCACGGCGGAGCGGTGCGCTGCCGCAGGGATCACCCTGACCGTCCCGGCGCCGTCGCTCTGCACCGACAACGGGGCGATGGTGGCCGCCCTCGGGGCGCAGATCGTGCTGGACGGTGGCCGTCCGAGCGGCATCGCCTTCGGGACGAACCCGTCCCTGCCGGTCACGAGCATCGTCCTCCCGGAGGCCTGAGGCCTGACGGCGTCGGCCCTTCCGGTTCATAGGTGCGCAGACATGCACTTATACTGGGGAGACTGCTCCCTACTGAAACGGCCGGCCATGTTCTCCGTCTTCCGCCACACGGCGTACCGCAACCTCTTCACCGCGCAGGTGGTGGCACTCCTCGGCACGGGACTGCTCACCGTGGCGCTCGGCCTCCTGGCCTTCGACCTGGCGGGAGACCGCGCCGGAGCGGTGCTCGGCACCGCGCTGACGATCAAGATGATCGCCTACGTCTTCGTCGCCCCCGTGATGGCGGCGCTCGTGGAACGCCTGCCCCGCAAGGGCGTGCTGGTCGGAGCGGACCTGGTACGCGCCGTCATCGCCCTGGGCCTTCCCTTCGTCGACCAGGTGTGGCAGGTCTACGTGCTCGTGTTCCTCCTGCAGTCGGCCTCCGCGACCTTCACGCCCGCGTTCCAGGCCTTGATCCCGGTCGTGCTGCCCGAGGAGAAGGACTACACGAAGGCCCTGTCGCTGTCCCGCCTGGCGTACGACGTCGAATCCCTCGTCAGCCCGCTGCTCGCAGCGGCCCTGCTGACCGTGCTGTCCTTCTCGAACCTCTTCCTGGGCACGATGCTCGGGTTCCTCGCCTCCGCGGTCCTGGTCCTCATCACCCGCCTGCCCCGGATACCGGCGGCCGGACGACACCAGGGGTCCCTGCTGCACCGCACCACGCTCGGCTCCCGCATCTTCCTCCGGACCCCGAGCCTGCGCGGACTGATGGCCCTGAACCTGGTGGTCGCCGCAGCGACCGCGATGGTCCTGGTCAATACCGTCGTCTACGCCCGGGACCTCTTCGCCGGCACCAACACCGACGTCGCGCTCGCCCTGGCCGTGTACGGCGCGGGATCGATGCTCGTCGCGTTCCTCGCACCACGGATCCTCGAGCGGGTACCGGACCGCACCTTCATGCTGGTGGGTGCCGCGCTCCTTCCTCTCGGACTCCTCGGGGCCGCCCTGGTCGCGGGATATGGAGCACCGTGGTGGAGCTTCCTCGGCCTGTGGGTCCTCCTCGGCGTCGGCACGTCGATGATCAGCATGCCGTCCTCGCGCCTGCTGCGCCGCGTCGCCACCGACGCCACGAGGAGCTACGTCTTCACCGCGCAGTTCTCCCTGTCCCACGCCTGCTTCATGCTGACCTACCCGGTGGCCGGGTGGGTCGGTGCTGCCGCGGGCCTGCCGGCGGCGGCCTCGGTGCTCGCCGCCATCGCGGTCGTCGGGACCATCGCGGCCCTGGTGTCCTGGCCGACGGCGGCCGAGTCGCCTGCCGCCGCCGGGGCCGCGCTGAGCCGGTAGCGTAGGGGGACCGGAGGCGGTATCGAGCGGGGGAGGGCGGCATCAGCGAGAGTGATCCGCGGCAGCAGGCTGCCGCGGGGCCCGACGGCCACCCGGCCGGTCCGAGCCTCGTCCATCAGGTCGCGCCGGACCACCAGCGACTGGAGGCGGGCGCAGCCACCTTCCG includes:
- a CDS encoding GIY-YIG nuclease family protein → MSDSRPSGHPCVLPGDDGRPCGRPSGGTPFALCPAHVELVVEWAGTEWGTTDLLPVPCRACGSRLGVRYPSGWACAACEWRVGDVLDDGLPPPRVDVVYYIRFQDRVKIETTANPRRRLARIWHDEVLAFERGDRLVEHRRHEQFAAWRLDRSEWFKLAPEVEDHIGRLAAGVDDPWARYARWLGEAAALHG
- the alr gene encoding alanine racemase, whose product is MTSTERAAEIDLDALRHNIRHLRDIAHPARVMAVVKADAYGHGAVPVARAALEAGAAWLGVAHVSEGVRLRKAGIEAPILAWLHTSGTDFVAGVEHGLDLGISGWELEHVTAAARELERPAIVHLKIDTGLGRNGCPPDKWDALLSRAAQYQEEGLIRVVGIFSHLAMADEPARPETDLQVQAFREAVAAAENAGIDVEIRHLANTPATFSRPDCHFDLVRVGLGIYGLSPFSDQGSADLGLQPVMTLSTTVSNCKEVPAGQGVSYGYAYRTQKPTTLGLIPVGYADGVPRIATGAPVLVGTRIYPVVGRIAMDQLVIDFGTTGLVDTPDSPLGKRAVLFGGTGSPPVEDWAAAAQTINYEVVTRISGRVERVYIDRTQDSVQNRAQEAGRDGDA
- the tsaE gene encoding tRNA (adenosine(37)-N6)-threonylcarbamoyltransferase complex ATPase subunit type 1 TsaE translates to MTATPEWARTYAVGSAAELQGLAAALAPHLRPADLLVLSGELGAGKTTFTQGLGRGLSVEDRIISPTFVLVRQHPAADGGPGLVHVDAYRLGNAAAVDDLDLEATMDSNVTVVEWGAGRVEHLSDSWLRVDIVRPLGSTEAASGGPVIDFDDDGEDEVRTVTLSGFGPRWSGRQPALPLD
- the tsaB gene encoding tRNA (adenosine(37)-N6)-threonylcarbamoyltransferase complex dimerization subunit type 1 TsaB, yielding MLLLALDTSAAATVALLRDDDVVARFGSADTRSHAEVLAPAVHRILTDAGVAGPDLDAVVAGVGPGPFTGLRAGLVTARTLAFVWGVPLHGVMSLDALAFDATASGTLPPGSEFLVGTDARRGEVYWAAYRAPSSNGVQPGQDVHPELPKLLDGPHVGPAAGLPKGLPLVGRAAALYPDDVEGVGALADPDAASLGRVARLRLLAGTALPDTSPLYLRESDAQVPGPRKRATA
- the rimI gene encoding ribosomal protein S18-alanine N-acetyltransferase, giving the protein MSSEGMGFTVRDMAFEDIETIGRLENELFPTDAWPLEMFYTEFFQPDTRRYIVAEVDGDPVGYAGMMVIDTTADIQTIGVLPRFEGRGIGRTMLTELLAEARRRGADNVMLEVRADNPRAQQLYTRFGFQKIHTRRNYYRDGIDAWIMRLVLPAAEGETQ
- the tsaD gene encoding tRNA (adenosine(37)-N6)-threonylcarbamoyltransferase complex transferase subunit TsaD: MNTVPAEGPATTGGAPGPLVLGIESSCDETGVGIVRGTQLLTNTVSSSMDEHVRFGGVIPEIASRAHLEAFVPTLRAALDDAGVTLDEIDAIAVTAGPGLSGALMVGVSAAKALAVATGKPLYAINHLVAHVGVGMVGGTFAGGLPPNLGALLVSGGHTEILRVGNIASDVELLGSTIDDAAGEAYDKTARILGLGYPGGPAIDRLAREGNPKAIRFPRGLSQPKYMGTAEEPGPHRYDWSFSGLKTAVARSVEQYEAAGLQLPVADIAASFQEAVVDIITSKAVLACREHGITNLLLGGGVAANRRLRELTAERCAAAGITLTVPAPSLCTDNGAMVAALGAQIVLDGGRPSGIAFGTNPSLPVTSIVLPEA
- a CDS encoding MFS transporter, encoding MFSVFRHTAYRNLFTAQVVALLGTGLLTVALGLLAFDLAGDRAGAVLGTALTIKMIAYVFVAPVMAALVERLPRKGVLVGADLVRAVIALGLPFVDQVWQVYVLVFLLQSASATFTPAFQALIPVVLPEEKDYTKALSLSRLAYDVESLVSPLLAAALLTVLSFSNLFLGTMLGFLASAVLVLITRLPRIPAAGRHQGSLLHRTTLGSRIFLRTPSLRGLMALNLVVAAATAMVLVNTVVYARDLFAGTNTDVALALAVYGAGSMLVAFLAPRILERVPDRTFMLVGAALLPLGLLGAALVAGYGAPWWSFLGLWVLLGVGTSMISMPSSRLLRRVATDATRSYVFTAQFSLSHACFMLTYPVAGWVGAAAGLPAAASVLAAIAVVGTIAALVSWPTAAESPAAAGAALSR